A part of Aspergillus flavus chromosome 5, complete sequence genomic DNA contains:
- a CDS encoding KEKE-like motif-containing transcription regulator /suppressor of sin4, giving the protein MAPGGGGKRKRGERTWSSDSVNDGQRPSPHRPSNLNMAQHNLPRDHSDTRGRGRRQNNRGGRNNFGRRPSNDNQNQAGGRKDTAMSPPNTTPAKEAPDQNQTNGAPLAMNQSQPPPSPSPAPSQSQPHPPPTPQPQMLHVPPIQPAAPPPPFDYEYVSDSVVEAWSSTGKQKLVEDGVHAKNEQDIAKLAAIYQEVIRAAFYGRLSPTDAGVVVRDIIGEDVAAEDIDMDSEGQTTTLLDTRSLFLDTLSIVTDSDTTNPALKPLVFSTGINAALMRLQLDTPLLQSLGLVRDTFARMGIRKQTNLLYRQSNYNLLREESEGYSKLLTELFTTSNNEPPSSEVVEDTFERVKAMIGAFDMDVGRVLDVTLDVFAAVLVKQYRFFVKLLRASSWWPKEDAFRGSDGDNRDSGLPNWALPGSAGWVTTDEERAELVHTNQHRDREFWKRVKEIGIRAFFEIGRKPVSEEELKRMLPESNNLSEEEAGTRKWIEETGTLPPKGNRVAAQLLGFKLRFYSSRARSKSDILPDNLIYLAALLIKVGFISLRDLYPHLWRPDDSMDLLKEEKMKEKAERERAARPGGGVNALMMAGALSDDTLPTPTPRIRESETRSATPGKDQEAEKSTPVKTEEDELPEPSDQKVMLLKSLLAIGALPESLFILSKFPWLMDGYPELPEFIHRILHHCLSKVYASLRPLPSAEELREQKQILSSDQSGIPKGQIRLTQAPPRRVLRWAQLDKEDTNDGTDYRFYWDDWADNVPLCQNIDDVFALCSSFLNLSGHKIGQDASLLTKIARIGKDSLSKDDSPENRARWKDLCKRLLVPAISLTKANPGVVNEVFDLVSFFPRETRYNMYAEWYFGQTSRLPDVKSAFDQARAETKDVLKRLSKTNIRPMARALAKIAYANPGIVINVAISQIESYENLIEVVVECARYFTNLGYDILTWALINSLGQKGRSRVQEGGLLTSRWLNALSTFAGRTFKRYSVMDPTPVLQYVVEQLRHNNSTDLIVLEQMISSMAGIITDTNFNDNQIQAMAGGEVLQAQTILQLLDRRHESKTTSRRLMKALTVSKLAGQLLIAIAQERWTCIFQESEGSDELKLLGNVFDEIHRVLAQYLDLLRSNMSVEEFDSFVPDLSSLISEFGVQPEIAFWIRRPSVAKKISESDRATTEEEAGVAKSGEVEQQSPPKDEADKMETDEGEAIAQDSGQTAESAMDVDKDQSEKPPDTDAVNKTTEQAIATASVTAESPLNPVMQDLQDQVKSALPSETWGVVGLHFYVTFWQLSLYDVHVPQKAYEDEIDRQKKKVIAIGNDRSDISMAGSQRKEREKKQITQLQDRILEENKAHLKSYGQTRTKLQKEKDRWFAGMRGKHDALNVALLEQCFMPRLLLSPIDAFYCFKLLKFLHTSGTPNFRTVGLLDQLFREQRLTALIFQCTSREADNLGRFLNEVIRDLGRWHADKAVYEKEAFGTKRDLPGFAMLVDPEGKPTTFLEYEDFRRLLYKWHRLLAAALKTCLNGGEYMHIRNAISVLKGVVQNFPAVNWIGRDMLTSVNNLSQNDERDDVKIPAASLIGDLNRREKKWMLPQAFMITSQPAAGKGNPSKSEAADKNANGKTLPSRPQSSTPGLNASAAEFKPTTEPSKIEPTKTEVEDGEIEDAKMTDAASKNTIDTDKLGQKSSEQADTTASTPAEPIASQTQQASGAESTTNEKPATPAVEPRTTGQPAPASPAPTASQAPPKGPEPGRQANIPRRPDPERAPPSNQNVRSQTHTPNRPYREDGRLPPRPDLLDDRRDRHSDYPRGGRYGGEHDYNRSFEQPVGDGRGYGRLDREYPLRPSMDESFRGPPYREGRLPREPEWPDRSGRLRPSDAREAPPVARSGPPTHPDRAEMIHDHPDREGYRRGEALRQEKDDRRPLPSRTLSPPRVELPNRPERFPDERRSGNFGQAHSRHEDLPTGPRSERVGRPPMDGHDSRDSDLSHGRLRQPEPSAEIPSGPRMRNAPGRGGRGGPGPSNGPNAPNERQPPTGPGRQGMRSGPDQSASAVPSSPGPERLDTTGIHPDRLKNLQPQPTEGSFGGPMRSSHPSSPASVVPPSGPRSALGPPQGPSSLNRGPPQGPGYGGERGRGDKRFAGLNNMLQQSGGPAERAGPGPGPTIRGRGANRQPAGMNASQAPDEGGRLGPPQNRPDLMAGRPSTSFPEDDGQPRNRPSGPRGEPVEESGPESRRSGRYSGHDRDRERERDRDRDRDRDRERERRTGEEEGTRSSSRREEQRDRTRDYERERSRRSDAGAGNTREERYESREASRRGAGSRDENRRRRDREDASDAQSQEHEGRLRPPSSLGGHPPPPPPPPPLPGSAEEDRRWGGGREPRDRDRDRNRDRQRDRDYNRDGGSGGGGSHRKRGRPGGDDSGHGDGGGRGGMRMGGESKRPRRGA; this is encoded by the exons ATGGCTCCAGGTGGcggaggaaaaagaaaaagaggtgAAAGAACTTGGTCTAGTGATTCAGTAAACGACGGCCAACGGCCCTCTCCTCATCGGCCGAGTAACCTAAACATGGCGCAACACAACTTACCTCGCGATCACTCCGATACTCGCGGAAGAGGGCGCCGACAGAATAATCGAGGGGGAAGGAATAACTTTGGACGGAGGCCTAGCAACGATAACCAGAATCAGGCTGGCGGTCGGAAGGATACTGCTATGTCACCTCCAAACACAACACCGGCGAAAGAAGCTCCGGATCAGAATCAGACAAACGGCGCCCCCTTAGCGATGAATCAATCTCAACCTCCCCCATCACCTTCACCGGCTCCATCGCAATCACAGCCGCACCCACCGCCCACACCGCAACCCCAGATGTTGCATGTTCCTCCCATCCAGCCTGCAGCTCCACCTCCCCCATTCGATTATGAGTACGTGAGTGACAGTGTGGTTGAAGCATGGTCCTCTACGGGGAAACAAAAGCTTGTTGAGGATGGAGTGCATGCAAAGAATGAGCAGGATATCGCAAAGTTGGCCGCGATATACCAGGAAGTGATCCGGGCCGCTTTTTACGGACGACTGTCGCCGACGGATGCTGGAGTGGTAGTTAGAGATATCataggagaagatgttgctgcggaagatattgatatggaTAGTGAAGGACAGACGACAACCCTCCTTGATACCCGCTCTCTGTTCTTGGACACGTTATCTATCGTTACCGATTCCGACACAACGAACCCTGCCTTGAAGCCATTGGTATTCTCGACTGGAATCAACGCCGCGCTCATGCGCCTGCAGCTCGATACACCGCTCCTCCAGTCTCTGGGCCTTGTCCGTGATACATTCGCCCGTATGGGAATTCGGAAGCAGACTAATCTGCTTTACCGACAGTCTAACTATAACCTACTGCGTGAAGAATCTGAGGGGTATTCGAAGCTTCTCACCGAGCTTTTCACAACCAGCAATAATGAACCTCCGTCCAGCGAAGTCGTTGAGGATACCTTCGAGAGGGTCAAGGCAATGATCGGCGCGTTCGATATGGATGTCGGTCGTGTACTTGACGTCACGTTGGATGTTTTCGCTGCCGTTCTCGTCAAGCAATATCGATTCTTTGTGAAGCTATTGAGAGCTAGCTCATGGTGGCCTAAGGAGGATGCTTTCCGCGGTTCTGACGGTGATAATCGTGATTCCGGTCTTCCAAACTGGGCACTACCAGGCTCTGCGGGATGGGTAACGACAGACGAAGAACGGGCCGAATTAGTGCACACAAACCAACATCGTGATAGAGAATTCTGGAAGCGAGTCAAAGAGATTGGTATCCGGGCATTCTTCGAGATTGGTCGTAAACCAGTATCTGAGGAGGAGCTGAAACGTATGCTCCCTGAAAGCAACAATCTCTCAGAAGAGGAAGCGGGAACGCGTAAATGGATCGAAGAGACAGGGACATTGCCACCTAAGGGGAATCGAGTCGCGGCGCAGCTTCTCGGATTCAAGCTTCGCTTCTACTCATCTCGGGCTCGCAGCAAGTCGGACATTCTTCCGGACAATCTTATTTATCTAGCAGCGCTGCTGATTAAAGTAGGGTTCATTTCACTACGGGACTTGTACCCTCATCTTTGGAGACCAGATGACTCCATGGACCTTttgaaggaggaaaaaatgaaagaaaaagcggAAAGGGAGAGGGCGGCAAGGCCTGGTGGGGGTGTGAATGCGTTGATGATGGCTGGTGCTCTGTCGGATGATACCCTGCCTACTCCTACTCCTCGCATTCGGGAATCGGAGACACGATCAGCAACACCCGGAAAGGACCAAGAGGCAGAAAAGTCAACCCCAGTCAAgaccgaggaagatgagcttCCGGAGCCGTCAGATCAGAAAGTAATGCTTCTCAAGAGCTTACTGGCAATTGGCGCACTTCCCGAGTCCCTTTTTATACTCAGCAAATTTCCCTGGCTTATGGACGGCTACCCGGAGCTCCCCGAGTTTATTCATCGTATCCTCCACCACTGTTTGAGCAAAGTATACGCTTCACTGCGGCCCCTGCCTTCTGCAGAGGAGCTTAGAGAGCAGAAGCAGATCCTGAGTTCAGACCAGTCCGGTATACCGAAGGGCCAGATTCGGTTAACCCAAGCACCTCCGAGGCGAGTCCTTCGATGGGCCCAACTTGATAAGGAGGATACGAACGATGGAACTGACTATAGATTCTACTGGGACGATTGGGCCGATAATGTTCCCCTGTGTCAGAACATTGACGATGTCTTTGCCCTATGCTCGTCGTTCCTGAACCTTTCTGGACACAAAATTGGACAGGACGCCAGTTTACTGACCAAAATTGCAAGGATCGGAAAAGACAGTCTAAGTAAAGATGATTCGCCTGAAAATAGGGCCCGATGGAAGGACCTCTGCAAACGCCTCTTGGTGCCCGCCATCAGTTTGACCAAAGCAAACCCCGGTGTTGTCAACGAAGTTTTTGATCTAGTCAGCTTCTTCCCCCGTGAAACCCGATACAATATGTACGCAGAATGGTATTTTGGACAAACGTCTCGCCTTCCGGATGTAAAGTCGGCTTTTGACCAAGCGAGGGCTGAGACGAAGGACGTACTCAAGAGGCTGAGTAAGACGAATATACGACCGATGGCTCGGGCATTGGCCAAGATTGCGTATGCAAATCCCGGTATTGTTATCAATGTCGCCATCAGCCAAATCGAATCTTATGAAAATCTCATCGAAGTTGTCGTGGAATGTGCACGGTACTTCACCAACCTCGGGTACGACATCTTGACATGGGCGTTGATCAACTCACTTGGTCAGAAGGGAAGAAGCCGTGTTCAAGAGGGTGGTTTGCTGACCAGTCGTTGGCTGAATGCCCTGTCAACATTTGCGGGCAGAACCTTCAAACGATACTCGGTAATGGACCCTACCCCCGTGTTGCAATATGTTGTTGAACAGCTTCGACACAACAATTCCACCGATCTTATTGTCTTGGAGCAGATGATCAGCTCCATGGCTGGTATCATTACCGACACCAACTTTAACGACAATCAAATACAGGCCATGGCAGGTGGTGAAGTCCTTCAAGCCCAAACAATCCTACAGCTGTTGGACCGACGACACGAGTCTAAAACTACCTCAAGACGACTAATGAAAGCGTTGACTGTTTCGAAGCTCGCTGGTCAGTTACTTATTGCAATCGCCCAGGAACGCTGGACCTGCATTTTCCAGGAGTCAGAGGGCTCCGACGAACTCAAACTACTGGGTAATGTATTTGACGAAATTCATCGAGTTTTAGCTCAGTATCTGGATCTTCTGCGCAGCAATATGTCGGTGGAGGAGTTCGATTCATTCGTCCCGGATCTTTCATCACTGATTAGTGAGTTTGGAGTCCAGCCTGAAATAGCTTTCTGGATCCGACGACCAAGTGTGGCCAAGAAGATATCTGAGAGTGATAGAGCGACAACCGAAGAGGAAGCAGGGGTGGCCAAGAGTGGAGAGGTCGAGCAACAATCTCCGCCTAAAGATGAGGCGGACAAGATGGAGACGGATGAAGGAGAGGCAATAGCCCAGGACAGCGGTCAGACTGCTGAGAGTGCCATGGACGTTGACAAGGATCAGTCTGAAAAGCCTCCTGACACCGATGCTGTGAACAAAACAACAGAACAAGCCATCGCAACAGCCTCAGTTACTGCTGAATCTCCTCTGAATCCCGTTATGCAAGACCTTCAAGACCAGGTCAAGTCGGCTCTGCCTTCTGAAACATGGGGTGTGGTTGGCCTGCATTTCTATGTCACCTTCTGGCAACTGTCTCTTTACGACGTACACGTACCTCAGAAAGCATACGAGGACGAAATAGACcgccagaagaagaaggtaatTGCCATTGGTAACGACCGATCTGACATTAGTATGGCTGGtagccaaagaaaggagcgcgaaaagaagcagataaCTCAACTTCAAGACCGCATACTGGAGGAGAACAAAGCTCATCTGAAGTCTTATGGTCAGACAAGGACGAAGCtgcagaaggagaaagatcGATGGTTCGCTGGTATGCGTGGGAAACACGATGCGTTGAATGTGGCTTTGCTTGAGCAGTGCTTCATGCCTCGACTGCTGTTGTCGCCCATTGACGCATTTTACTGCTTTAAACTCCTCAAATTTCTCCATACATCCGGAACGCCTAACTTCCGGACTGTCGGCCTTCTAGACCAATTGTTTCGAGAGCAGAGACTTACTGCATTGATTTTCCAGTGCACTTCAAGGGAAGCTGATAACCTTGGCCGTTTCCTGAACGAGGTCATCCGAGATCTTGGCCGCTGGCATGCTGACAAGGCCGTTTACGAGAAGGAAGCGTTTGGAACTAAGAGGGACCTTCCTGGATTTGCCATGCTTGTTGATCCGGAAGGCAAACCGACGACGTTCCTGGAGTATGAGGACTTCCGCCGACTTTTGTACAAGTGGCACCGTCTTCTGGCTGCTGCCCTCAAAACTTGCCTGAATGGCGGCGAATACATGCACATTCGGAATGCCATTAGTGTCCTAAAGGGAGTTGTGCAAAACTTCCCTGCAGTGAACTGGATTGGCCGTGATATGTTGACCAGTGTGAACAATCTCAGCCAGAACGACGAGCGGGATGATGTGAAGATTCCTGCAGCCTCTCTCATTGGTGATCTCAACCGACGCGAAAAGAAATGGATGCTTCCTCAGGCCTTTATGATAACTAGTCAACCAGCAGCAGGGAAGGGCAATCCTTCAAAGAGTGAAGCAGCTGACAAGAACGCAAATGGGAAAACTCTGCCGTCACGGCCTCAATCTTCGACTCCAGGCTTGAACGCTTCCGCCGCGGAATTCAAACCAACCACCGA ACCGTCCAAGATAGAACCTACAAAGACGGAAGTCGAAGATGGAGAAATTGAGGATGCGAAGATGACCGATGCTGCGTCGAAGAACACAATAGACACAGATAAACTGGGCCAGAAGTCGTCCGAGCAAGCTGATACCACAGCCTCGACCCCAGCTGAACCGATTGCTTCCCAGACGCAGCAGGCAAGCGGCGCTGAATCAACAACCAATGAAAAACCTGCTACTCCAGCCGTAGAGCCTCGGACCACTGGTCAGCCCGCCCCTGCTTCCCCAGCACCTACTGCATCCCAGGCGCCTCCAAAGGGCCCTGAACCTGGCCGACAAGCAAACATTCCTCGACGCCCAGACCCAGAACGAGCGCCGCCCAGCAACCAGAATGTACGCTCGCAGACGCATACCCCTAATCGTCCTTACCGAGAGGATGGAAGGTTACCACCACGGCCTGACCTTTTAGACGACAGACGCGATAGACATTCAGATTACCCTCGAGGGGGCCGCTATGGTGGTGAGCATGATTACAATAGGTCGTTCGAACAACCTGTGGGTGATGGAAGGGGCTATGGCCGTCTCGATAGAGAGTATCCTTTAAGGCCATCTATGGATGAGTCGTTCCGTGGTCCTCCTTACCGTGAGGGGCGTCTCCCAAGAGAACCGGAGTGGCCAGATCGTTCCGGACGTTTGCGCCCTTCGGATGCTCGAGAGGCACCACCTGTCGCACGCTCCGGTCCACCGACACACCCTGATCGTGCAGAAATGATACACGATCATCCTGACCGGGAAGGCTATCGACGTGGGGAGGCACTGCGACAAGAGAAGGATGATAGGCGACCTTTGCCATCAAGAACGTTATCGCCTCCCAGAGTGGAACTTCCAAACCGCCCAGAACGCTTCCCTGATGAACGCCGATCCGGTAATTTCGGACAAGCACATTCACGACATGAGGATTTACCTACTGGACCTCGCAGCGAACGCGTTGGACGGCCTCCTATGGATGGCCACGACTCAAGAGACTCTGACCTGAGCCATGGACGGTTGCGTCAGCCAGAGCCTTCGGCCGAAATCCCATCTGGGCCGCGGATGCGAAATGCACCTGGCAGAGGCGGCCGAGGTGGTCCCGGGCCATCTAACGGCCCGAACGCACCTAATGAACGCCAGCCACCTACTGGGCCAGGTCGTCAGGGTATGCGTAGTGGTCCTGACCAATCTGCATCCGCAGTCCCATCGTCCCCTGGTCCTGAAAGGCTTGACACCACTGGAATACATCCAGACCGGCTGAAGAACCTTCAACCGCAGCCTACTGAAGGCTCATTTGGAGGACCCATGCGTTCCAgtcatccttcatctcctgcGTCCGTTGTTCCTCCGTCGGGACCTCGTAGTGCGCTTGGACCACCGCAAGGGCCATCCTCTCTTAATCGTGGACCACCCCAAGGCCCCGGCTACGGTGGTGAACGGGGTCGTGGTGATAAGCGGTTTGCTGGACTCAACAACATGCTGCAACAATCTGGAGGACCCGCGGAGCGTGCGGGCCCAGGCCCAGGTCCAACGATTCGTGGCCGAGGTGCCAACCGTCAGCCTGCTGGTATGAATGCTTCTCAGGCTCCTGATGAAGGCGGTCGGTTGGGGCCACCACAGAATCGGCCTGACCTTATGGCCGGTCGACCCTCTACTTCTTTCCCTGAGGACGATGGACAACCTCGGAATCGACCAAGCGGTCCTCGTGGGGAGCCTGTCGAGGAGTCTGGACCTGAGTCACGGAGGTCTGGGCGGTACTCGGGCCACGATCGGGatcgagaaagagagcgGGACCGTGATCGGGACCGTGATAGGGATAGGGAACGTGAGCGTCGGACaggcgaggaggagggaaCGCGCAGTAGCAGCAGGAGAGAGGAGCAGCGAGATCGAACGCGAGACTACGAACGTGAGCGCAGCCGTAGAAGTGATGCAGGCGCAGGCAACACTAGGGAAGAACGGTACGAGTCCCGCGAAGCATCACGCCGAGGGGCTGGATCACGCGACGAAAATCGTCGTCGACGGGATCGGGAGGATGCATCAGACGCCCAGAGTCAGGAACATGAAGGGCGCCTTCGGCCACCATCCTCGCTTGGTGGACACCCACCTCCGCCCCCTCCCCCGCCGCCCCTCCCAGGCAGCGCGGAAGAAGATAGGCGCTGGGGCGGCGGCAGGGAACCGCGTGATAGAGATCGAGACCGGAATCGAGATCGTCAACGCGACCGAGACTACAACCGCGACGGCGGCagcggaggaggaggctcCCATCGTAAGCGTGGAAGACCCGGGGGCGATGACAGTGGACACGGCGATGGCGGTGGCCGGGGAGGCATGAGAATGGGGGGTGAGAGTAAACGGCCTCGAAGAGGCGCGTGA
- a CDS encoding putative monooxygenase (involved in K+ transport) yields MSERNDSLDYDVIIIGAGISGINFAYRLQESHPDLTYCILEERHEIGGTWSLFQYPGIRSDSDLFTFGFAWRPWTQKHSIAHGSLIREYLQESAEQEGIDQKIKFRHRVEKMDWSTCKKAWTVHVSTDGEATVTLRTRFIMMATGYYDYHEPLETEIPGINRFQGTVIHPQFWPSNLDYTNKDIVIIGSGATAITLLPSLAKKASSVTMLQRSPSYVLSVPREDTTEKVIRWICPQKLAASLIRFKWIIVPLVLVNFCRWFPNLAKRLCLDITRKELPREVPLDPHFTPRYNPWEQRMCMCPDGDFFECLRNGSGSVVTGVIESVTEKSIRLQSGAELNTDIIVTATGLKMNIAGGIQITVDGDWFSIPDHFMWKCTMVDRLPNVVFALGYVDASWTLGADATAQLTCRILTQMREEGLSIVSPRCGDEERNGMQELPFLNLNATYVRRGGSAFPKVGDRPQWEPRSYYWKDLVRAWWGDIRTSLEWSE; encoded by the exons ATGTCCGAACGAAACGACAGTCTTGATTAcgatgtcatcatcatcggtgcTGGTATCTCTGGAATTAATTTTGCGTATAGATTGCAGGAGAGTCATCCGGACTTGACCTATTGCATTCTTGAAGAACGGCATGAAATTGGTGGAACGTGGAGTTTGTTTCAGTATCCAG GGATACGGTCCGACTCCGATTTATTCACGTTTGGCTTTGCATGGCGTCCCTGGACTCAGAAGCACTCGATCGCGCACGGCTCGTTGATCCGTGAGTATCTCCAAGAGTCAGCCGAGCAGGAAGGAATCGACCAGAAGATCAAGTTCCGGCATCGCGTGGAAAAGATGGATTGGTCTACTTGTAAAAAGGCCTGGACGGTTCATGTTTCCACGGATGGTGAAGCTACCGTGACTCTACGCACTCGGTTCATCATGATGGCTACTGGGTACTATGACTATCATGAGCCACTCGAGACTGAAATCCCCGGGATCAATCGATTCCAAGGAACCGTCATTCATCCGCAGTTTTGGCCATCAAACCTTGATTACACGAACAAGGATATCGTAATTATCGGTTCCGGTGCTACGGCCATCACCCTGTTGCCGTCACTGGCTAAGAAAGCGTCCAGTGTGACCATGTTGCAACGGTCCCCTAGTTATGTCCTCTCTGTTCCAAGGGAAGATACTACCGAGAAAGTGATTCGTTGGATCTGTCCCCAGAAGCTAGCAGCCAGTCTCATCCGGTTTAAATGGATCATCGTGCCCCTCGTGCTGGTGAATTTCTGTCGTTGGTTCCCTAATCTCGCGAAGCGATTATGTCTCGATATCACCCGCAAAGAACTCCCCAGGGAAGTGCCTTTGGATCCCCATTTCACGCCTAGATACAATCCATGGGAACAACGAATGTGCATGTGCCCGGACGGGGACTTTTTTGAATGTCTCCGAAATGGGAGTGGCAGCGTGGTAACCGGTGTGATTGAGTCCGTTACGGAGAAGAGCATCCGGCTACAATCCGGGGCCGAGTTGAATACCGATATCATCGTCACAGCCACCGGACTGAAGATGAACATTGCCGGCGGGATTCAGATCACAGTTGACGGAGACTGGTTTTCCATTCCGGATCATTTCATGTGGAAATGTACCATGGTCGATAGGCTGCCGAATGTGGTGTTTGCCTTGGGATATGTCGATGCTAGTTGGACCTTGGGTGCTGATGCAACTGCACAGCTGACATGTCGGATATTGACGCAGATGAGGGAGGAGGGGTTGAGTATTGTGTCTCCTCGGTGTGGTGATGAAGAGCGGAATGGGATGCAGGAGCTGCCGTTCCTTAACCTGAACGCTACGTATGTTAGGAGGGGTGGCTCGGCTTTTCCGAAAGTTGGTGATAGGCCTCAGTGGGAACCTCGGTCGTACTATTGGAAGGATCTTGTAAGGGCTTGGTGGGGGGATATACGGACAAGCTTGGAATGGTCGGAATGA
- a CDS encoding FAD dependent oxidoreductase codes for MAENQIPHELLAKLAGQIIQDPGIPVAAPTVSAWQEPAHPIATIQSDKLPQRTDFAIIGSGITGTSVAKTLLENELARDKTITMFEARSLTTGATSRNGGFLLSHAPPFFKRYAEALGIDAARDIALFCDRTLESIVDMAKAENLDKASQIRDVTTIASFEHQEGFAEVTESIRMYEEAIPEAKGKYTIIDKDTAEKEYHLRKSSGALVVQSRVFWPYRLVTNLLQRLLQLYPEQFAIETQTPVISITIDEADTEYPYILTTPRGTVRAAKVFHCTSGFTGHLLPKLRGAIFPCRLSMTTQKPGPQWGNRPNSWLFHTKQSYDPNTTLVEQGLYWMQQNAETGDLFFGGDLQRLDDFLSSDDSVISADSARNLTDLLPKRLFKEGWTNPITNTTMTSATALHRIWSGILSMTADQVPIVGSVPTSISGRNVEGGEWIAAGFNGYGMSQCWLCGEAIARMALGEQKPEWLPDVYLSTERRLGDVSMGSEAALASFFAR; via the exons ATGGCTGAAAACCAAATTCCACACGAGCTGTTAGCCAAATTAGCCGGTCAAATCATCCAGGACCCTGGCATTCCAGTCGCAGCCCCAACTGTCTCAGCTTGGCAAGAACCGGCGCATCCTATCGCGACTATCCAGTCCGACAAGCTGCCACAGCGCACTGATTTTGCCATTATCGGTTCTGGTATCACCGGTACCAGCGTTGCCAAAACACTCCTTGAGAATGAACTAGCACGCGATAAGACGATCACCATGTTTGAAGCTCGGTCTCTAACTACCGGAGCAACCAGTCGTAATGGGGGCTTTCTGCTGAGCCATGCTCCGCCGTTCTTTAAACGTTATGCCGAGGCTTTGGGGATCGATGCTGCTAGAGATATCGCCCTGTTCTGCGACCGCACACTGGAAAGTATCGTTGATATGGCCAAGGCCGAGAACCTTGATAAGGCAAGCCAGATCAGAGACGTCACGACGATCGCTAGCTTTGAGCATCAGGAAGGTTTCGCCGAGGTGACTGAGTCTATTCGCATGTACGAAGAGGCTATTCCTGAGGCTAAGGGGAAGTATACAATCATAGACAAGGATACAGCAGAGAAG GAATATCATCTCCGGAAGTCTAGCGGTGCTCTGGTCGTTCAATCTCGCGTTTTCTGGCCATACAGACTGGTCACAAATCTTCTGCAGcgccttcttcaactttATCCAGAGCAGTTCGCGATCGAGACCCAGACACCAGTAATTTCAATCACAATTGATGAGGCTGACACCGAATACCCCTACATATTAACAACTCCCCGAGGAACAGTACGAGCCGCAAAGGTCTTCCACTGCACCAGTGGTTTTACAGGTCACCTACTGCCCAAGCTCAGGGGAGCAATCTTCCCATGCCGACTATCCATGACAACGCAGAAGCCAGGACCCCAGTGGGGAAATCGCCCCAACTCATGGCTCTTCCATACGAAGCAATCATATGACCCGAACACCACCTTAGTCGAACAAGGCCTATACTGGATGCAGCAAAACGCAGAAACCGGTGATCTGTTCTTTGGAGGCGACCTGCAGAGGCTGGACGATTTCCTGTCTTCGGATGATTCGGTCATCAGTGCTGACTCTGCGAGGAACCTTACTGACTTGCTTCCTAAGAGGCTCTTTAAGGAAGGCTGGACCAATCCCATCACGAATACTACAATGACCTCCGCCACTGCCCTTCATAGAATCTGGTCTGGGATCCTCAGCATGACGGCCGATCAAGTCCCGATTGTAGGTAGTGTGCCGACGAGTATCAGCGGTAGAAATGTTGAAGGGGGAGAGTGGATCGCGGCTGGCTTCAATGGATATGGCATGTCACAGTGTTGGTTATGTGGCGAGGCTATTGCTCGTATGGCCTTGGGAGAGCAAAAGCCAGAGTGGCTGCCGGATGTGTACTTGAGTACTGAGAGGCGTTTGGGAGATGTGTCCATGGGTTCGGAGGCAGCCCTGGCGTCCTTTTTTGCAAGGTAA